The following coding sequences lie in one Notolabrus celidotus isolate fNotCel1 chromosome 20, fNotCel1.pri, whole genome shotgun sequence genomic window:
- the si:ch211-198m17.1 gene encoding mucin-13 isoform X3, which yields MFLCYLQVVILLGAAVHGMASTDPTTQSVTSGGSMHNETSTTLAVSFSTASSDPSSDPTTSSFPSLPTTATTPDDSVRTTEKVTTARDATQPSTESGTTIEEVQSPVTEASHSTSSSTESPSAETSDSTQPTTSPETDQPTNTMTGNTAETSSATAPLETASLTPTPLTSTTTPTLTATQITTTTPNSTTTTPITTTPISTLPPTSNTTPIAPTTPISTIPPTSNTTPISPTTPIATIPPTSNTTPIAPTTPIATTPPASTTITPITTTSPILTNPPTSMTTPIANTTPVATTPPTSTTITPIATTSPILTNPPTSMTTPIANTTPVATTPPTSIPITPIATTTPILTNPPTSMTTPIANTTLVATTPPTSPTTIIATTPPTSTSSSMTNQASTTNPTATTTPTTTTNSTSNTTPGTTETPTNTTTTTTPPTSTNTPAATTTPITTTTSDATTTPAATTIKSTGVTIPITTPRPTGTTITKPTTVTTPAPTLAPVIECPFVPCPFGSTCLNGTCQCFSGSFLLNGRCEPAQVFPGQLHLTSLQFQNEMSNRSSLIFQKTAAEISAALRDALKNERGYIRSDIVRLERGSVQATVNNVFENTDATEETVDKSIKKAIASSTSSDILATATFRGTNLCEQEPLPCEATTTTCTNTSGRAVCSCKEGYIAIIYSNSSCRACPSGQMAVGNKCQPCAFGYAGFNCNDSALLAVVVISCVLGGILLILVLTWLVFFCCRGYSKRKPGHNSPYPSDNLNQPWPTGVTPIPRASSNWDAAPPIELAEGGGAQILGGKKHQSNGLGFQLKQDRWRKTGSYDLNPEGMKTFKGKNPSRYSYLVQGHENPYFLPGDENKN from the exons GAATGGCATCAACAGATCCCACCACTCAAAGCGTCACCAGCGGTGGGTCAATGCACAAtgaaacatccacaactcttgCAGTTTCTTTCTCCACTGCAAGCTCAGATCCAAGCAGTGATCCCACAACCAGCAGTTTTCCAAGTTTACCAACCACCGCCACCACCCCAGATGATTCAGTTAGAACTACAGAAAAGGTCACAACTGCAAGAGATGCCACTCAGCCAAGCACCGAGTCCGGGACAACCATAGAGGAAGTCCAGAGCCCTGTCACTGAAGCCAGTCACTCCACCAGCAGCTCAACTGAGTCTCCATCGGCTGAAACCAGTGATTCAACACAACCCACAACAAGTCCAGAGAcggaccaaccaaccaacacca TGACTGGAAACACTGCAGAAACATCCAGTGCCACTGCACCATTGGAAACAGCCTCCCTTACCCCCACCCCTCTAACTTCCACCACCACTCCAACCCTCACTGCTACTCAAATCACCACAACCACTCCAAACTCCACCACCACAACTCCCATCACAACAACTCCAATCTCCACCCTTCCTCCAACCTCCAACACCACTCCCATTGCTCCCACCACTCCAATCTCCACCATTCCTCCAACCTCCAACACCACTCCCATTTCTCCCACCACTCCAATCGCCACCATTCCTCCAACCTCCAACACCACTCCCATTGCTCCCACCACTCCAATCGCCACCACCCCTCCAGCCTCCACGACTATCACTCCCATCACTACCACCTCTCCAATCCTCACTAACCCTCCAACATCCATGACCACTCCCATTGCCAACACCACTCCAGTGGCCACCACCCCTCCAACCTCCACGACTATCACTCCCATCGCTACCACCTCTCCAATCCTCACTAACCCTCCAACATCCATGACCACTCCCATTGCCAACACCACACCAGTGGCCACCACCCCTCCAACCTCCATTCCCATCACTCCCATTGCTACCACCACTCCAATCCTCACTAACCCTCCAACATCCATGACCACTCCCATTGCCAACACCACTCTAGTGGCCACCACCCCTCCAACTTCCCCTACCACAATCATTGCTACCACGCCTCCAACCTCCACTTCATCCTCCATGACCAATCAAGCCTCTACCACCAATCCAACTGCCACCACAACtccaaccaccaccaccaattCAACCTCGAATACCACTCCTGGAACCACTGAAACTCcaaccaacaccaccaccaccaccacccctccAACCTCTACCAACACTCCAGCAGCCACTACCACtcccatcaccaccaccacttCAGATGCCACAACCACTCCAGCCGCCACCACCATCAAGAGTACTGGTGTTACCATCCCTATCACCACCCCGAGACCAACAGGAACCACCATTACCAAACCAACTACAGTAACAACACCCGCTCCTACCCTGGCCCCAGTCATAG AATGTCCCTTTGTCCCATGTCCTTTTGGCAGCACCTGTCTTAACGGCACTTGCCAGTGTTTCTCTGGTAGCTTCCTGCTGAATGGACGCTGTGAACCCG CCCAagtgttcccaggccagcttCATCTCACCTCCttacaatttcaaaatgaaatgagCAACAGGTCTTCGCTTATATTCCAGAAGACGGCGGCTGAGATCTCAGCAGCG CTCAGAGATGCCCTCAAAAATGAACGAGGTTATATACGATCTGACATTGTGCGACTTGA ACGAGGAAGTGTGCAAGCAACTGTAAACAACGTTTTTGAAAACACTGACGCCACTGAAGAGACAGTTGATAAGTCCATTAAGAAAGCCATAGCCAGCTCAACAAGCTCGGACATTTTGGCAACAGCTACATTTAGAG GAACCAACTTATGTGAGCAGGAGCCATTGCCTTGTGAAGCCACAACTACAACGTGCACGAACACAAGTGGACGGGCTGTTTGTTCCTGTAAAGAGGGCTACATCGCCATCATATACtcaaacagcagctgcagag CTTGTCCAAGTGGGCAGATGGCAGTGGGAAACAAATGCCAACC GTGTGCTTTCGGATATGCTGGCTTCAACTGCAACGATT CTGCTCTGCTGGCGGTGGTCGTCATCTCTTGTGTCCTGGGTGGAATTCTTCTCATCCTGGTGCTGACTTGGCTTGTATTTTTCTGCTG CAGGGGGTATTCAAAGAGAAAGCCAGGCCACAACAGTCCATATCCATCTGACAACTTAAACCAGCCCTGGCCCACTGGAGTCACCCCCATCCCAAGAGCCTCTTCCAACTGGGATGCAGCTCCTCCCATAGAGCTGGCAGAAGGGGGTGGTGCTCAAATCCTGGGGGGCAAAAAGCATCAAAGTAATGGATTG GGGTTTCAGCTGAAGCAGGACAGATGGAGAAAG ACGGGATCATACGATCTCAACCCCGAGGGTATGAAGACCTTCAAAGGTAAAAATCCATCACGATACTCCTATCTGGTTCAAGGCCATGAAAACCCCTACTTCTTACCAGGAGACGAGAACAAAAACTGA
- the si:ch211-198m17.1 gene encoding mucin-2 isoform X1: MTAMTTKPPISNNMTTLAPTSNNMTTMTTMGPTSSNMTTITTNPPISNNMTTMTTNTPTSSNMTTMTTNPPISNNMTTMTTNPPISNNMTTMTTNPPISNNMTTMTTNTPISNNMTTIAPTSSNMTTMTTNTPISNNMTTMAPTSNNMTTMAPTSNNMTTMAPTSNNMTTMAPTSNNMTTMAPTSNNMTTMTTNTPTSNNMTTMAPTSNNMTTMAPTSNNMTTMAPTSNNMTTMAPTINNMTTMAPTSNNMTTMAPTSNNMTTMTTNTPTSNNMTTMTTMGPTSTPTSNNMTTMAPTSNNMTTMAPTSNNMTTMTTITHTGNSSSTMTQTPTNTTTITSTAQSTTQMTPTLIPTTTQTSNGTTITSTVTPDISTTTTLTNSVNTSPETPASTTVPSSSTVTGPSPSSPTSISNSSSLPPNTSPGSSTAPPTGNTTTLSPSATTPGVTGNTAETSSATAPLETASLTPTPLTSTTTPTLTATQITTTTPNSTTTTPITTTPISTLPPTSNTTPIAPTTPISTIPPTSNTTPISPTTPIATIPPTSNTTPIAPTTPIATTPPASTTITPITTTSPILTNPPTSMTTPIANTTPVATTPPTSTTITPIATTSPILTNPPTSMTTPIANTTPVATTPPTSIPITPIATTTPILTNPPTSMTTPIANTTLVATTPPTSPTTIIATTPPTSTSSSMTNQASTTNPTATTTPTTTTNSTSNTTPGTTETPTNTTTTTTPPTSTNTPAATTTPITTTTSDATTTPAATTIKSTGVTIPITTPRPTGTTITKPTTVTTPAPTLAPVIECPFVPCPFGSTCLNGTCQCFSGSFLLNGRCEPAQVFPGQLHLTSLQFQNEMSNRSSLIFQKTAAEISAALRDALKNERGYIRSDIVRLERGSVQATVNNVFENTDATEETVDKSIKKAIASSTSSDILATATFRGTNLCEQEPLPCEATTTTCTNTSGRAVCSCKEGYIAIIYSNSSCRACPSGQMAVGNKCQPCAFGYAGFNCNDSALLAVVVISCVLGGILLILVLTWLVFFCCRGYSKRKPGHNSPYPSDNLNQPWPTGVTPIPRASSNWDAAPPIELAEGGGAQILGGKKHQSNGLGFQLKQDRWRKTGSYDLNPEGMKTFKGKNPSRYSYLVQGHENPYFLPGDENKN; encoded by the exons ATGACTGCAATGACAACAAAACCTCCAATAAGCAACAACATGACAACACTGGCACCGACAAGCAACAACATGACTACAATGACAACAATGGGACCAACAAGCAGCAACATGACTACAATTACAACAAACCCACCAATAAGCAACAACATGActacaatgacaacaaacacaccaacaagcAGCAACATGACTACAATGACAACAAACCCACCAATAAGCAACAACATGACTACAATGACAACAAACCCACCAATAAGCAACAACATGACTACAATGACAACAAACCCACCAATAAGCAACAACATGActacaatgacaacaaacacaccaataAGCAACAACATGACTACAATTGCACCAACAAGCAGCAACATGActacaatgacaacaaacacaccaataAGCAACAACATGACTACAATGGCCCCGACAAGCAACAACATGACTACAATGGCACCGACAAGCAACAACATGACTACAATGGCACCAACAAGCAACAACATGACTACAATGGCACCGACAAGCAACAACATGACTACAATGGCACCAACAAGCAACAACATGActacaatgacaacaaacacaccaacaagcAACAACATGACTACAATGGCACCGACAAGCAACAACATGACTACAATGGCACCAACAAGCAACAACATGACTACAATGGCACCGACAAGCAACAACATGACTACAATGGCACCAACAATCAACAACATGACTACAATGGCACCGACAAGCAACAACATGACTACAATGGCACCGACAAGCAACAACATGActacaatgacaacaaacacaccaacaagcAACAACATGACTACAATGACAACAATGGGACCAACAAGCACACCGACAAGCAACAACATGACTACAATGGCACCAACAAGCAACAACATGACTACAATGGCACCAACAAGCAACAACATGACTACAATGacaacaatcacacacactggCAATAGCTCATCTACAATGACACAAACCCCAACTAACACAACTACAATCACATCGACGGCACAGTCCACCACACAGATGACACCAACTCTGATTCCAACCACTACACAAACCAGCAATGGCACAACAATTACAAGTACAGTAACTCCTGAtatctcaacaacaacaacactaacaAACTCTGTTAACACCTCCCCTGAGACTCCTGCATCTACCACCGTACCCTCATCCTCCACTGTAACTGGACCCTCACCTTCTTCACCTACTTCCATCTCAAACTCcagctctctccctccaaacaccTCCCCAGGCAGTAGCACCGCTCCCCCCACTGGAAATACCACCACCCTTAGTCCCTCAGCAACCACCCCAGGAG TGACTGGAAACACTGCAGAAACATCCAGTGCCACTGCACCATTGGAAACAGCCTCCCTTACCCCCACCCCTCTAACTTCCACCACCACTCCAACCCTCACTGCTACTCAAATCACCACAACCACTCCAAACTCCACCACCACAACTCCCATCACAACAACTCCAATCTCCACCCTTCCTCCAACCTCCAACACCACTCCCATTGCTCCCACCACTCCAATCTCCACCATTCCTCCAACCTCCAACACCACTCCCATTTCTCCCACCACTCCAATCGCCACCATTCCTCCAACCTCCAACACCACTCCCATTGCTCCCACCACTCCAATCGCCACCACCCCTCCAGCCTCCACGACTATCACTCCCATCACTACCACCTCTCCAATCCTCACTAACCCTCCAACATCCATGACCACTCCCATTGCCAACACCACTCCAGTGGCCACCACCCCTCCAACCTCCACGACTATCACTCCCATCGCTACCACCTCTCCAATCCTCACTAACCCTCCAACATCCATGACCACTCCCATTGCCAACACCACACCAGTGGCCACCACCCCTCCAACCTCCATTCCCATCACTCCCATTGCTACCACCACTCCAATCCTCACTAACCCTCCAACATCCATGACCACTCCCATTGCCAACACCACTCTAGTGGCCACCACCCCTCCAACTTCCCCTACCACAATCATTGCTACCACGCCTCCAACCTCCACTTCATCCTCCATGACCAATCAAGCCTCTACCACCAATCCAACTGCCACCACAACtccaaccaccaccaccaattCAACCTCGAATACCACTCCTGGAACCACTGAAACTCcaaccaacaccaccaccaccaccacccctccAACCTCTACCAACACTCCAGCAGCCACTACCACtcccatcaccaccaccacttCAGATGCCACAACCACTCCAGCCGCCACCACCATCAAGAGTACTGGTGTTACCATCCCTATCACCACCCCGAGACCAACAGGAACCACCATTACCAAACCAACTACAGTAACAACACCCGCTCCTACCCTGGCCCCAGTCATAG AATGTCCCTTTGTCCCATGTCCTTTTGGCAGCACCTGTCTTAACGGCACTTGCCAGTGTTTCTCTGGTAGCTTCCTGCTGAATGGACGCTGTGAACCCG CCCAagtgttcccaggccagcttCATCTCACCTCCttacaatttcaaaatgaaatgagCAACAGGTCTTCGCTTATATTCCAGAAGACGGCGGCTGAGATCTCAGCAGCG CTCAGAGATGCCCTCAAAAATGAACGAGGTTATATACGATCTGACATTGTGCGACTTGA ACGAGGAAGTGTGCAAGCAACTGTAAACAACGTTTTTGAAAACACTGACGCCACTGAAGAGACAGTTGATAAGTCCATTAAGAAAGCCATAGCCAGCTCAACAAGCTCGGACATTTTGGCAACAGCTACATTTAGAG GAACCAACTTATGTGAGCAGGAGCCATTGCCTTGTGAAGCCACAACTACAACGTGCACGAACACAAGTGGACGGGCTGTTTGTTCCTGTAAAGAGGGCTACATCGCCATCATATACtcaaacagcagctgcagag CTTGTCCAAGTGGGCAGATGGCAGTGGGAAACAAATGCCAACC GTGTGCTTTCGGATATGCTGGCTTCAACTGCAACGATT CTGCTCTGCTGGCGGTGGTCGTCATCTCTTGTGTCCTGGGTGGAATTCTTCTCATCCTGGTGCTGACTTGGCTTGTATTTTTCTGCTG CAGGGGGTATTCAAAGAGAAAGCCAGGCCACAACAGTCCATATCCATCTGACAACTTAAACCAGCCCTGGCCCACTGGAGTCACCCCCATCCCAAGAGCCTCTTCCAACTGGGATGCAGCTCCTCCCATAGAGCTGGCAGAAGGGGGTGGTGCTCAAATCCTGGGGGGCAAAAAGCATCAAAGTAATGGATTG GGGTTTCAGCTGAAGCAGGACAGATGGAGAAAG ACGGGATCATACGATCTCAACCCCGAGGGTATGAAGACCTTCAAAGGTAAAAATCCATCACGATACTCCTATCTGGTTCAAGGCCATGAAAACCCCTACTTCTTACCAGGAGACGAGAACAAAAACTGA
- the si:ch211-198m17.1 gene encoding mucin-2 isoform X2, which produces MTAMTTKPPISNNMTTLAPTSNNMTTMTTMGPTSSNMTTITTNPPISNNMTTMTTNTPTSSNMTTMTTNPPISNNMTTMTTNPPISNNMTTMTTNPPISNNMTTMTTNTPISNNMTTIAPTSSNMTTMTTNTPISNNMTTMAPTSNNMTTMAPTSNNMTTMAPTSNNMTTMAPTSNNMTTMAPTSNNMTTMTTNTPTSNNMTTMAPTSNNMTTMAPTSNNMTTMAPTSNNMTTMAPTINNMTTMAPTSNNMTTMAPTSNNMTTMTTNTPTSNNMTTMTTMGPTSTPTSNNMTTMAPTSNNMTTMAPTSNNMTTMTTITHTGNSSSTMTQTPTNTTTITSTAQSTTQMTPTLIPTTTQTSNGTTITSTVTPDISTTTTLTNSVNTSPETPASTTVPSSSTVTGPSPSSPTSISNSSSLPPNTSPGSSTAPPTGNTTTLSPSATTPGVTGNTAETSSATAPLETASLTPTPLTSTTTPTLTATQITTTTPNSTTTTPITTTPISTLPPTSNTTPIAPTTPISTIPPTSNTTPISPTTPIATIPPTSNTTPIAPTTPIATTPPASTTITPITTTSPILTNPPTSMTTPIANTTPVATTPPTSTTITPIATTSPILTNPPTSMTTPIANTTPVATTPPTSIPITPIATTTPILTNPPTSMTTPIANTTLVATTPPTSPTTIIATTPPTSTSSSMTNQASTTNPTATTTPTTTTNSTSNTTPGTTETPTNTTTTTTPPTSTNTPAATTTPITTTTSDATTTPAATTIKSTGVTIPITTPRPTGTTITKPTTVTTPAPTLAPVIECPFVPCPFGSTCLNGTCQCFSGSFLLNGRCEPAQVFPGQLHLTSLQFQNEMSNRSSLIFQKTAAEISAALRDALKNERGYIRSDIVRLERGSVQATVNNVFENTDATEETVDKSIKKAIASSTSSDILATATFRGTNLCEQEPLPCEATTTTCTNTSGRAVCSCKEGYIAIIYSNSSCRACPSGQMAVGNKCQPCAFGYAGFNCNDSALLAVVVISCVLGGILLILVLTWLVFFCWGYSKRKPGHNSPYPSDNLNQPWPTGVTPIPRASSNWDAAPPIELAEGGGAQILGGKKHQSNGLGFQLKQDRWRKTGSYDLNPEGMKTFKGKNPSRYSYLVQGHENPYFLPGDENKN; this is translated from the exons ATGACTGCAATGACAACAAAACCTCCAATAAGCAACAACATGACAACACTGGCACCGACAAGCAACAACATGACTACAATGACAACAATGGGACCAACAAGCAGCAACATGACTACAATTACAACAAACCCACCAATAAGCAACAACATGActacaatgacaacaaacacaccaacaagcAGCAACATGACTACAATGACAACAAACCCACCAATAAGCAACAACATGACTACAATGACAACAAACCCACCAATAAGCAACAACATGACTACAATGACAACAAACCCACCAATAAGCAACAACATGActacaatgacaacaaacacaccaataAGCAACAACATGACTACAATTGCACCAACAAGCAGCAACATGActacaatgacaacaaacacaccaataAGCAACAACATGACTACAATGGCCCCGACAAGCAACAACATGACTACAATGGCACCGACAAGCAACAACATGACTACAATGGCACCAACAAGCAACAACATGACTACAATGGCACCGACAAGCAACAACATGACTACAATGGCACCAACAAGCAACAACATGActacaatgacaacaaacacaccaacaagcAACAACATGACTACAATGGCACCGACAAGCAACAACATGACTACAATGGCACCAACAAGCAACAACATGACTACAATGGCACCGACAAGCAACAACATGACTACAATGGCACCAACAATCAACAACATGACTACAATGGCACCGACAAGCAACAACATGACTACAATGGCACCGACAAGCAACAACATGActacaatgacaacaaacacaccaacaagcAACAACATGACTACAATGACAACAATGGGACCAACAAGCACACCGACAAGCAACAACATGACTACAATGGCACCAACAAGCAACAACATGACTACAATGGCACCAACAAGCAACAACATGACTACAATGacaacaatcacacacactggCAATAGCTCATCTACAATGACACAAACCCCAACTAACACAACTACAATCACATCGACGGCACAGTCCACCACACAGATGACACCAACTCTGATTCCAACCACTACACAAACCAGCAATGGCACAACAATTACAAGTACAGTAACTCCTGAtatctcaacaacaacaacactaacaAACTCTGTTAACACCTCCCCTGAGACTCCTGCATCTACCACCGTACCCTCATCCTCCACTGTAACTGGACCCTCACCTTCTTCACCTACTTCCATCTCAAACTCcagctctctccctccaaacaccTCCCCAGGCAGTAGCACCGCTCCCCCCACTGGAAATACCACCACCCTTAGTCCCTCAGCAACCACCCCAGGAG TGACTGGAAACACTGCAGAAACATCCAGTGCCACTGCACCATTGGAAACAGCCTCCCTTACCCCCACCCCTCTAACTTCCACCACCACTCCAACCCTCACTGCTACTCAAATCACCACAACCACTCCAAACTCCACCACCACAACTCCCATCACAACAACTCCAATCTCCACCCTTCCTCCAACCTCCAACACCACTCCCATTGCTCCCACCACTCCAATCTCCACCATTCCTCCAACCTCCAACACCACTCCCATTTCTCCCACCACTCCAATCGCCACCATTCCTCCAACCTCCAACACCACTCCCATTGCTCCCACCACTCCAATCGCCACCACCCCTCCAGCCTCCACGACTATCACTCCCATCACTACCACCTCTCCAATCCTCACTAACCCTCCAACATCCATGACCACTCCCATTGCCAACACCACTCCAGTGGCCACCACCCCTCCAACCTCCACGACTATCACTCCCATCGCTACCACCTCTCCAATCCTCACTAACCCTCCAACATCCATGACCACTCCCATTGCCAACACCACACCAGTGGCCACCACCCCTCCAACCTCCATTCCCATCACTCCCATTGCTACCACCACTCCAATCCTCACTAACCCTCCAACATCCATGACCACTCCCATTGCCAACACCACTCTAGTGGCCACCACCCCTCCAACTTCCCCTACCACAATCATTGCTACCACGCCTCCAACCTCCACTTCATCCTCCATGACCAATCAAGCCTCTACCACCAATCCAACTGCCACCACAACtccaaccaccaccaccaattCAACCTCGAATACCACTCCTGGAACCACTGAAACTCcaaccaacaccaccaccaccaccacccctccAACCTCTACCAACACTCCAGCAGCCACTACCACtcccatcaccaccaccacttCAGATGCCACAACCACTCCAGCCGCCACCACCATCAAGAGTACTGGTGTTACCATCCCTATCACCACCCCGAGACCAACAGGAACCACCATTACCAAACCAACTACAGTAACAACACCCGCTCCTACCCTGGCCCCAGTCATAG AATGTCCCTTTGTCCCATGTCCTTTTGGCAGCACCTGTCTTAACGGCACTTGCCAGTGTTTCTCTGGTAGCTTCCTGCTGAATGGACGCTGTGAACCCG CCCAagtgttcccaggccagcttCATCTCACCTCCttacaatttcaaaatgaaatgagCAACAGGTCTTCGCTTATATTCCAGAAGACGGCGGCTGAGATCTCAGCAGCG CTCAGAGATGCCCTCAAAAATGAACGAGGTTATATACGATCTGACATTGTGCGACTTGA ACGAGGAAGTGTGCAAGCAACTGTAAACAACGTTTTTGAAAACACTGACGCCACTGAAGAGACAGTTGATAAGTCCATTAAGAAAGCCATAGCCAGCTCAACAAGCTCGGACATTTTGGCAACAGCTACATTTAGAG GAACCAACTTATGTGAGCAGGAGCCATTGCCTTGTGAAGCCACAACTACAACGTGCACGAACACAAGTGGACGGGCTGTTTGTTCCTGTAAAGAGGGCTACATCGCCATCATATACtcaaacagcagctgcagag CTTGTCCAAGTGGGCAGATGGCAGTGGGAAACAAATGCCAACC GTGTGCTTTCGGATATGCTGGCTTCAACTGCAACGATT CTGCTCTGCTGGCGGTGGTCGTCATCTCTTGTGTCCTGGGTGGAATTCTTCTCATCCTGGTGCTGACTTGGCTTGTATTTTTCTGCTG GGGGTATTCAAAGAGAAAGCCAGGCCACAACAGTCCATATCCATCTGACAACTTAAACCAGCCCTGGCCCACTGGAGTCACCCCCATCCCAAGAGCCTCTTCCAACTGGGATGCAGCTCCTCCCATAGAGCTGGCAGAAGGGGGTGGTGCTCAAATCCTGGGGGGCAAAAAGCATCAAAGTAATGGATTG GGGTTTCAGCTGAAGCAGGACAGATGGAGAAAG ACGGGATCATACGATCTCAACCCCGAGGGTATGAAGACCTTCAAAGGTAAAAATCCATCACGATACTCCTATCTGGTTCAAGGCCATGAAAACCCCTACTTCTTACCAGGAGACGAGAACAAAAACTGA